One Mycobacteroides abscessus ATCC 19977 genomic window carries:
- a CDS encoding acyclic terpene utilization AtuA family protein, producing the protein MSVPVRIGNCSGFYGDRIAAAREMVEGGPIDVLCGDYLAELTMLILAKAQAKDPSGGYARTFLTQMEQVLGTCLDHGIKVVANAGGLNPAGLAAALRELSARLGLTARVAHVEGDDLRGDLHAITPPVGDIKPVSANAYLGAWGITEALRSGADVVVTGRVTDASLVVGPAAWWHAWAPADWDRLAGAVVAGHVIECGPQATGGNYAFLDEITDRRYPGFPIAEVAEDGSSVITKHPGTGGLVSVGTVTAQLLYETAEPAYLGPDVVAHFDTIRLAQQGEHRVAISGTKGSPPPDTLKVALNEVGGFRNTMTMVLTGLDIGAKAAFAEQQLFDVLGGRDAFDEVDVRLLRFDVSDAPTNEQACAHLRVTVKDADPRKVGRAFSGGVMEIALAGFAGFHTTTPPSSETAFGVYRPAYVARSALTHVLVDADGTRHEIPDPPTGAVPPARIAALAKLPVPSGPTRRAPLGSVLGARSGDKGGNANLGLWARDDPGYAWARDYLSVERLRTLLGPETAHLPMERFELPNLRALNVVVHGLLGDGVASSTRLDAQAKGLGEYVRSRMVDIPQSLLDTH; encoded by the coding sequence GTGAGCGTCCCGGTCCGCATCGGCAACTGCTCCGGCTTTTACGGCGACCGCATCGCCGCAGCCCGCGAGATGGTCGAGGGCGGACCGATCGACGTCCTGTGCGGTGACTATCTGGCCGAGCTGACCATGCTCATCCTGGCCAAGGCCCAGGCCAAAGACCCGTCCGGCGGGTACGCGCGGACTTTCCTCACCCAAATGGAACAGGTGCTGGGCACCTGTCTCGATCATGGCATCAAGGTCGTCGCGAACGCGGGCGGGCTGAATCCCGCCGGCTTGGCCGCCGCGTTGCGCGAGCTGTCCGCCCGTCTCGGCCTCACCGCGCGCGTCGCTCACGTCGAGGGCGACGACCTACGTGGCGACCTCCACGCAATCACGCCGCCCGTCGGCGACATCAAACCGGTATCGGCCAACGCGTACCTCGGCGCCTGGGGCATCACCGAGGCGCTGCGTTCGGGCGCCGACGTCGTCGTGACCGGCCGGGTCACCGACGCATCCCTGGTCGTCGGTCCAGCCGCCTGGTGGCACGCCTGGGCACCCGCCGACTGGGATCGGCTCGCGGGCGCGGTCGTCGCCGGGCACGTGATCGAGTGCGGCCCTCAGGCGACGGGCGGCAACTACGCGTTCCTGGACGAGATCACGGACCGCCGCTACCCGGGGTTTCCGATCGCCGAGGTCGCCGAGGACGGCTCTTCGGTGATCACGAAGCATCCCGGCACCGGGGGACTGGTCTCAGTCGGCACGGTCACCGCCCAGCTGCTCTACGAGACCGCTGAACCTGCCTACCTCGGCCCCGACGTCGTCGCCCACTTCGACACCATCCGGCTGGCTCAACAGGGTGAGCACCGCGTCGCGATCAGCGGTACGAAAGGCAGTCCGCCGCCGGACACGTTGAAGGTGGCGTTGAATGAGGTGGGCGGCTTCCGTAACACAATGACCATGGTGCTCACCGGCCTCGACATCGGGGCCAAGGCGGCTTTCGCCGAACAGCAGCTCTTCGACGTTCTCGGCGGACGCGACGCCTTCGACGAAGTCGACGTGAGGCTGTTGCGTTTCGACGTCTCCGACGCACCGACGAACGAGCAAGCCTGCGCGCACCTGCGTGTGACGGTGAAGGACGCCGACCCGCGCAAGGTGGGCCGAGCCTTCTCCGGGGGGGTCATGGAGATCGCCCTGGCTGGTTTCGCCGGCTTCCACACCACCACGCCACCGTCCTCGGAGACCGCCTTCGGCGTCTACCGGCCGGCCTACGTAGCGCGGTCGGCCCTCACGCACGTACTCGTCGACGCCGACGGCACACGGCACGAGATCCCCGACCCGCCGACCGGTGCCGTCCCGCCGGCTAGGATCGCCGCGCTCGCGAAGCTGCCAGTGCCGTCCGGGCCGACACGTCGCGCGCCGCTCGGGTCGGTACTCGGCGCGCGGTCCGGAGACAAGGGCGGCAACGCTAACCTCGGCCTGTGGGCACGGGATGACCCTGGGTACGCGTGGGCGCGTGACTACCTCAGCGTCGAGCGGCTGCGCACTCTGCTCGGGCCGGAGACGGCGCACCTGCCCATGGAGCGCTTCGAACTGCCGAACCTGCGCGCCCTCAACGTGGTGGTGCACGGCTTGCTCGGTGACGGGGTGGCCTCCTCGACCCGGCTGGACGCACAGGCCAAGGGGCTCGGGGAATACGTGCGGTCCCGCATGGTGGACATTCCCCAGTCGCTGCTCGACACACACTAA
- a CDS encoding TetR/AcrR family transcriptional regulator produces the protein MAGLRRKLLLEAAADLFARQGFHAVGIDDIGAAAGVSGPAVYRHFQNKDAILRELCDAAMTELLAGARRATTAGTPTEVLHALVDLHAAFGARRRGLLAVYAREHRSLSPLATRALRRRQHSYESFWVEALVRARGDLDRERAQGLVAAVLSLLNASAYMPASLDDATIEAMLAAAAVAALFSRAVTQQVDGAPHRI, from the coding sequence GTGGCCGGTTTGCGCCGCAAACTGCTCCTCGAGGCCGCCGCCGACCTGTTCGCGCGGCAAGGCTTTCACGCCGTGGGCATCGACGACATCGGTGCCGCAGCAGGGGTGAGCGGGCCGGCCGTCTACCGGCACTTTCAGAACAAGGACGCGATCCTTCGCGAGTTATGCGACGCCGCCATGACTGAGCTGCTGGCCGGCGCCCGGCGCGCCACCACGGCCGGCACACCGACGGAGGTCCTGCACGCCCTTGTCGACCTGCACGCGGCCTTCGGCGCGCGACGACGCGGCCTGTTGGCCGTCTACGCCCGCGAGCACCGCTCGCTGTCGCCGCTGGCGACCCGTGCCCTGCGACGCCGACAGCACAGCTACGAGTCCTTTTGGGTCGAGGCACTCGTACGAGCACGGGGCGATCTGGACCGTGAGCGCGCACAGGGCCTGGTCGCCGCCGTGCTGTCATTGCTCAACGCGTCCGCGTACATGCCGGCGTCGCTGGACGACGCGACGATTGAGGCGATGCTGGCCGCCGCGGCCGTTGCGGCGCTGTTCAGCCGCGCGGTTACACAGCAGGTAGACGGCGCCCCGCACCGGATTTAG
- a CDS encoding acyl-CoA dehydrogenase family protein, with product MELHETEERQDLRKAVAEIAKDFGHEYYLEKSLAGAKSTELWQAVGKQGFLGVNLSEQYGGGGGGIYDMQIVGEELAAAGCPLLMTVVSPTICGTIIQAFGSEELKQQWLPGIASGETIMAFAITEPDAGSNSHNISTTAKRDGDDWVINGTKYYISGVDEAEAILVVTRTSTNDSGRGLLSLLVVPTDVPGLTKSLIPVQAVTPEKQFTLFFDDVRVPAANLIGTENEGLRQVFMGLNPERIMGAALGNGIGRYALDKAADYARNRHVWGAPIGSHQGVSHPLAHAKIQVELARLMTQRAAALHDAGDPGSGEASNMAKYAAAEAGILALDQAIQTHGGNGMATEYGLATLWGPARLMRTAPISREMILNFVAQHSLKLPASY from the coding sequence ATGGAATTGCACGAGACAGAGGAACGTCAGGACCTGCGCAAGGCGGTCGCCGAGATCGCCAAGGACTTCGGACACGAGTACTACCTGGAAAAATCGCTGGCCGGCGCGAAGAGCACCGAGCTGTGGCAGGCCGTGGGCAAACAGGGCTTCCTCGGGGTGAACCTTTCCGAGCAGTACGGCGGCGGCGGCGGCGGCATCTACGACATGCAGATCGTCGGTGAGGAGCTCGCCGCGGCGGGCTGCCCGCTGCTGATGACCGTCGTCTCGCCAACCATCTGCGGCACGATCATCCAGGCATTCGGCAGTGAGGAACTCAAGCAGCAGTGGCTGCCGGGCATCGCCAGCGGCGAGACGATCATGGCATTCGCAATCACCGAGCCGGACGCGGGCTCGAACTCGCACAACATCTCCACGACCGCGAAACGCGACGGCGACGACTGGGTCATCAACGGCACCAAGTACTACATCTCCGGTGTCGACGAAGCCGAAGCGATCCTGGTCGTCACCCGAACGTCTACCAACGACAGTGGTCGCGGACTACTCAGCCTGCTCGTCGTGCCCACCGATGTCCCCGGGCTCACCAAGTCACTCATCCCGGTCCAGGCGGTCACTCCAGAGAAGCAGTTCACTCTATTCTTCGATGACGTCCGCGTGCCGGCCGCCAACCTTATCGGCACGGAGAACGAGGGCCTGCGCCAGGTCTTCATGGGCCTGAACCCGGAGCGAATCATGGGGGCAGCGCTCGGCAACGGCATCGGCCGTTACGCGCTGGATAAAGCCGCCGATTACGCCCGCAACCGCCACGTGTGGGGAGCGCCGATCGGCTCGCACCAGGGCGTATCGCACCCCCTCGCCCACGCCAAGATCCAGGTCGAGCTGGCCCGGTTGATGACCCAGCGTGCCGCCGCCCTGCACGACGCCGGCGATCCGGGGTCGGGTGAGGCGTCGAACATGGCGAAATATGCCGCAGCCGAGGCGGGCATCCTGGCGCTCGACCAGGCGATTCAGACCCACGGCGGCAACGGCATGGCCACCGAGTACGGCCTCGCCACGTTGTGGGGTCCGGCCCGGCTCATGCGCACCGCGCCGATCAGCCGCGAAATGATCCTCAACTTCGTGGCGCAGCACAGCCTGAAACTGCCCGCGTCCTACTGA
- a CDS encoding biotin carboxylase N-terminal domain-containing protein has translation MPKIRKVLVANRGEIARRVFRTCRDLGIATVAVYSDADADAWHVADADEAVHLPGSSAAETYLDIHRIIAAASLTGADAVHPGYGFLSENAGFARACAAADLVFIGPPPGAIDAMGSKLQAKKTMSDAGVPVLPGGDTTGLSAEQLAKLAADVGYPVLVKASAGGGGRGMRIVASPDELDEAVTSASREAAAAFADGTVFLERYVQRPRHVEIQIMADTHGNVVSLFERECSVQRRHQKVIEEAPSPVVDDALRARMSEAAIAAARAVGYVGAGTVEFVYDAAQDGKADSFAFLEMNTRLQVEHPVTELITGLDLVRAQLLVAMGRPLPEEMHNPRIRGHAVEARLCAEDPADDYRPCTGTLRTLDVPALAGVRVDSGFRAGSVISHYYDSLLAKVIAWAPTRDEALASLSAALAGARIHGVTTNRNLLVRVLRHDEFAGRGTDTGFLERHDVAQLGAALPDTQSERLHAVAATVAGVAARRAVATLQATLPAGWRNNPSQPQTTTWQTQGGREVRVGYTLGSTGTCLQVDDEPLADVEVVEGSSERVVLRVDGVRRTYDVVLDGDVAHLDSVAGYSALRLAPRFVDPSTLNPPGSLTAPMPGSVIRLPVAEGETVSAGQTLVVLEAMKMEHTVASPIDGVLSALPVQVGHQVSSGDVLAVVEAVDGGEVASDATEL, from the coding sequence ATGCCCAAGATCCGCAAGGTCCTGGTCGCCAACCGTGGCGAGATCGCGCGGCGGGTGTTCCGCACTTGCCGCGATCTCGGCATCGCCACCGTCGCGGTCTATTCCGACGCCGACGCCGACGCGTGGCACGTCGCCGACGCCGACGAGGCCGTGCACCTTCCCGGCTCGTCTGCCGCTGAGACCTACCTCGACATCCACCGGATCATCGCCGCTGCCTCGCTCACCGGCGCGGACGCAGTACACCCCGGCTACGGCTTCCTTTCGGAAAACGCCGGGTTCGCGCGCGCCTGTGCCGCCGCCGACCTCGTCTTCATCGGTCCGCCGCCCGGGGCGATCGACGCGATGGGCTCGAAGCTGCAGGCCAAGAAGACGATGTCCGACGCGGGGGTGCCTGTGCTGCCCGGTGGCGACACGACGGGGCTATCGGCCGAGCAGCTGGCGAAGCTGGCCGCCGACGTCGGCTACCCCGTGCTGGTCAAGGCCAGCGCCGGCGGCGGTGGCCGAGGCATGCGCATTGTCGCGTCGCCGGACGAGCTCGACGAAGCGGTCACCTCCGCTTCGCGTGAGGCCGCCGCCGCGTTCGCCGACGGCACCGTCTTCCTCGAGCGTTACGTCCAGCGCCCACGCCACGTCGAGATCCAGATCATGGCCGACACGCACGGAAACGTCGTCTCTCTGTTCGAGCGCGAGTGCTCCGTGCAGCGTCGACACCAGAAGGTGATCGAGGAGGCGCCGTCACCGGTCGTCGACGACGCGTTGCGCGCTCGGATGAGCGAGGCCGCCATCGCCGCCGCGCGCGCCGTCGGCTACGTAGGCGCCGGGACGGTCGAGTTCGTCTACGACGCCGCTCAGGATGGCAAAGCCGACTCCTTCGCCTTCCTCGAGATGAACACCCGGCTGCAGGTCGAGCACCCGGTTACCGAGCTGATCACCGGCCTCGACCTGGTGCGTGCCCAGCTGCTCGTAGCCATGGGCCGCCCGCTGCCTGAGGAGATGCACAACCCGCGAATTCGCGGTCACGCGGTCGAGGCCCGTCTGTGCGCCGAGGATCCGGCCGATGACTACCGGCCCTGTACCGGCACCCTGCGCACCTTGGATGTCCCGGCGCTTGCCGGCGTGCGGGTTGACTCGGGTTTTCGTGCCGGTTCGGTCATCAGTCATTACTACGATTCGCTGCTGGCCAAGGTCATCGCGTGGGCACCAACGCGCGACGAGGCACTTGCCAGCCTCTCGGCGGCGCTGGCCGGCGCCCGTATTCACGGCGTGACCACCAATCGCAACCTGCTTGTTCGCGTCCTGCGCCATGACGAGTTCGCCGGGCGGGGCACCGACACTGGGTTCCTTGAGCGACACGACGTCGCCCAACTCGGCGCTGCCCTCCCAGACACGCAGTCCGAGCGCCTGCACGCCGTCGCGGCGACCGTGGCCGGGGTGGCCGCGCGGCGTGCCGTCGCAACTCTGCAGGCCACGTTGCCCGCCGGCTGGCGCAACAACCCTTCGCAGCCGCAGACCACGACCTGGCAGACCCAGGGTGGGCGCGAAGTGCGCGTCGGGTACACGTTAGGTTCGACAGGGACCTGCCTGCAGGTCGACGACGAGCCGTTGGCCGACGTCGAGGTTGTCGAGGGCAGTAGCGAGCGGGTGGTGCTGCGCGTCGACGGGGTGCGCCGCACTTATGATGTCGTCCTCGACGGCGATGTTGCCCACCTCGACTCGGTCGCCGGCTACTCCGCCCTGCGGCTGGCGCCACGCTTCGTCGACCCGAGCACTCTCAACCCGCCCGGGTCGCTCACCGCGCCGATGCCGGGCTCGGTGATCCGACTACCGGTCGCCGAGGGCGAGACGGTCTCGGCGGGCCAAACCCTTGTCGTCCTGGAGGCGATGAAGATGGAGCACACCGTCGCGAGCCCGATCGACGGGGTGCTGAGCGCCCTGCCGGTCCAGGTCGGCCATCAGGTCTCGAGCGGTGACGTCCTCGCCGTGGTCGAGGCGGTGGACGGCGGTGAAGTGGCGTCGGACGCCACCGAGCTCTAA
- a CDS encoding acyl-CoA carboxylase subunit beta has protein sequence MVQVLPDRVDDTAPGYLKNREGLSAQLDTIAEQLALVNGGGGAKYVARHRKRGKLLVRERIELMLDPDTAFLELCPFAAWGSKFPVGGSVVVGIGVVEGIESMIIAHDPTVRGGASNPYTFRKVFRGMAIARENRLPIINIVESGGADLPTQAEIFVPGGQLFHDLTQHSAAGLPTLALVFGNSTAGGAYVPGMCDYVVMVRNRSKVFLGGPPLVKMATGEVSDDESLGGADMHARTSGLADYMAEDEQDAIRIGRRIMARLNWRKSGPGPTTPPHPPVHDPDQLLGIASVDPKVPFDPRDVIARVVDGSTFDEFKPLYGTSLVTGWASIHGFPVGILANARGILFSEEAEKGSQFIQLANQIDTPLIFLQNTTGFMVGAEYEQGGIIKDGAKMINAVSNSTVPHVTITMGASYGAGNYGMCGRSYSPRFLFAWPNSKSAVMGPAQLAGVLSIVARESAADRGLPFDEEADAQMRAAVEEQIERESVALANSGRLYDDGIIDPRDTRTVLGFCLSVIHNGEVRGQRGYGVFRM, from the coding sequence TTGGTACAGGTCCTGCCCGATCGGGTCGACGACACCGCGCCCGGCTATCTCAAGAACCGCGAAGGACTGAGCGCGCAACTCGACACCATCGCGGAGCAACTGGCGCTGGTCAACGGCGGCGGCGGCGCGAAATACGTTGCGCGCCACCGTAAGCGGGGCAAGCTGCTTGTCCGCGAGCGCATCGAGCTGATGCTCGACCCCGACACGGCGTTCCTCGAACTATGCCCCTTCGCCGCCTGGGGCAGTAAGTTCCCCGTCGGCGGTAGCGTGGTGGTAGGCATCGGCGTGGTCGAGGGCATCGAGTCGATGATCATCGCCCACGACCCCACCGTCCGCGGCGGCGCATCGAACCCTTATACCTTCCGCAAGGTGTTCCGCGGCATGGCCATCGCGCGGGAGAACCGACTGCCCATCATCAACATCGTCGAGTCTGGCGGCGCCGACCTGCCCACACAGGCAGAGATCTTCGTGCCCGGCGGACAGCTGTTCCACGACTTGACACAGCACAGCGCAGCGGGGCTGCCGACACTGGCCTTGGTCTTCGGCAACTCGACCGCGGGAGGTGCGTACGTCCCGGGCATGTGCGACTACGTCGTGATGGTGCGCAACCGTTCCAAGGTGTTCCTCGGCGGTCCGCCGCTGGTCAAGATGGCCACGGGCGAGGTCTCCGATGACGAGTCGCTCGGCGGCGCCGACATGCACGCCCGCACCTCGGGGCTGGCCGATTACATGGCAGAGGACGAGCAGGATGCGATCCGCATCGGCCGTCGCATCATGGCGCGGCTCAACTGGCGGAAGAGCGGCCCCGGACCCACCACGCCGCCGCACCCGCCGGTGCACGACCCCGATCAGCTGCTCGGCATCGCGTCGGTCGATCCGAAGGTGCCCTTCGACCCCCGCGACGTCATCGCCCGAGTGGTCGACGGCTCGACCTTCGACGAGTTCAAACCTCTCTACGGCACGTCACTCGTCACCGGCTGGGCCTCGATCCACGGCTTCCCGGTCGGCATCCTCGCCAACGCACGGGGCATCCTGTTCAGTGAGGAGGCCGAGAAGGGTTCGCAGTTCATCCAACTGGCGAATCAGATCGACACCCCCCTCATCTTCCTGCAGAACACCACCGGTTTCATGGTCGGTGCCGAGTACGAGCAGGGCGGCATCATCAAGGACGGCGCCAAGATGATCAACGCCGTGTCCAACAGCACAGTTCCGCACGTGACCATCACCATGGGTGCGTCCTACGGTGCCGGGAACTACGGCATGTGCGGACGGTCGTACTCGCCGCGTTTCCTATTCGCTTGGCCTAACTCGAAGTCGGCCGTGATGGGTCCGGCGCAACTGGCCGGAGTGCTGTCCATCGTGGCGCGCGAGTCCGCCGCCGACCGCGGGCTGCCCTTCGACGAGGAGGCCGACGCCCAGATGCGCGCCGCCGTCGAGGAACAGATCGAGCGCGAATCCGTCGCACTGGCCAACAGCGGCCGACTTTACGACGACGGGATCATCGATCCCCGCGATACGCGGACCGTTCTCGGGTTCTGCCTGTCGGTGATCCACAACGGCGAGGTCCGTGGCCAGCGTGGCTACGGCGTGTTCCGGATGTGA
- a CDS encoding TetR/AcrR family transcriptional regulator: MSPARVYGGLSATQRDAQRRVRLIDATVSIMGTHGATACTVTAVCAKSGVTSRYFYQQFRDRDALLRAVFAKISATFQAVITSAIPDDTVAPQELAYAPIKALVQLIENDPRMARILFVESGAESLLRQLRSELMTDFAELVLREARLHLDIPSDVLQVADLAATYGVGGLFEILRRWIDGQLNLSTEMLIEHCAGFLGILGLYTLGQAPDQAAPPLAKAEETR; encoded by the coding sequence ATGAGTCCAGCACGTGTTTATGGCGGGCTGTCCGCAACTCAACGCGATGCGCAGCGCCGCGTGAGGTTGATTGATGCCACGGTCTCAATCATGGGCACCCACGGAGCTACCGCGTGCACCGTGACCGCGGTGTGTGCGAAATCAGGAGTGACGAGCCGGTACTTCTACCAACAGTTTCGCGACCGAGACGCGCTCCTGCGCGCGGTATTTGCCAAGATCTCCGCCACCTTCCAAGCGGTGATAACCAGCGCCATTCCGGACGACACCGTAGCTCCTCAAGAACTGGCTTACGCTCCGATCAAGGCCCTGGTTCAGCTGATCGAGAACGATCCCCGCATGGCCCGTATACTGTTTGTCGAATCGGGCGCAGAATCCCTCCTTCGGCAACTGCGAAGCGAACTGATGACCGATTTTGCGGAGCTGGTGCTCAGAGAGGCCCGCTTGCACCTCGATATACCCAGCGATGTGCTCCAAGTCGCAGATCTCGCCGCTACCTACGGTGTCGGGGGTCTGTTCGAGATACTCCGTCGCTGGATCGACGGACAACTGAACCTCTCGACTGAAATGCTTATCGAGCACTGTGCGGGTTTTCTCGGCATTCTCGGCCTATATACCCTCGGACAGGCGCCTGATCAGGCCGCTCCGCCGCTGGCCAAAGCCGAGGAGACCCGATAG
- a CDS encoding metal-dependent hydrolase codes for MSDDQAPTRTRVLPKPRRVRFPMPTSTKRQHFVDGDLVMSHFIAVLSATFPEGEDFFIRSVRNFQSSIDDPQLETAVKGFIGQEATHRHQHRLLNERLQVMGYPTARIDRHVARLIKRLERRFSPEMRLSMTSALEHYTATLAEIILTSEDAQKLIGQTEVRPILLWHAFEESEHKAVAFDVYQLIGGTERTRVRGMRIASVILFGELILQTALSMAADRASYNPVTLVRSLYRFSRTPMFTADALRRFRSYNRPGFHPDDWDSAAVLERWSKELFDQDGSQRVIAQSG; via the coding sequence ATGTCGGACGATCAAGCCCCGACCCGGACCCGGGTGCTGCCAAAGCCCAGGCGTGTTCGGTTTCCGATGCCGACCTCCACGAAGCGGCAACACTTCGTCGATGGCGACCTGGTGATGAGCCATTTCATCGCGGTGCTTTCTGCGACGTTCCCGGAAGGCGAGGATTTCTTCATCCGCTCGGTCAGGAACTTCCAGAGTTCCATCGACGATCCCCAATTGGAGACAGCGGTCAAGGGTTTCATCGGACAAGAGGCCACACATCGACACCAGCATCGTCTCCTCAACGAGCGACTCCAGGTCATGGGGTATCCGACCGCGCGAATCGACCGTCATGTCGCACGCCTGATCAAGCGATTGGAACGGCGCTTTTCGCCGGAAATGCGGCTGTCCATGACCTCCGCGTTGGAGCACTACACCGCTACGCTGGCAGAAATCATTCTTACCAGCGAAGACGCCCAGAAGCTCATCGGCCAGACAGAGGTTCGACCGATCCTGCTGTGGCATGCCTTCGAGGAGTCGGAGCACAAAGCGGTTGCCTTCGATGTCTATCAGCTGATTGGAGGAACCGAGCGCACCCGTGTACGGGGCATGCGGATCGCTTCAGTAATTCTGTTCGGCGAGCTCATTCTGCAGACTGCCTTGTCCATGGCCGCCGATAGAGCCTCATATAACCCGGTCACGTTGGTGCGCAGTCTGTACCGCTTCAGTCGCACCCCGATGTTCACCGCCGATGCGCTGCGGCGTTTCCGTTCCTACAATCGCCCGGGTTTCCATCCTGATGATTGGGACAGCGCTGCGGTCCTGGAGCGTTGGAGCAAAGAACTGTTCGATCAAGACGGTTCACAGCGAGTTATCGCTCAGTCGGGATAG
- a CDS encoding TetR/AcrR family transcriptional regulator — MIEAATEIWSESGWAAVTMRGVCARTSLNDRYFYEDFKTRDELLVAAWDGVRNDMLGEVAALFTERANRPPIETITAAIAIVVDGIARDPGRAHILLAQHVGSSPLQDRRAVALQEATQLVVEASRPHLRHDADEMALRMDTLIAVGGFVEVITAWHSGLLAVTEKEVVAHTSRLAETLAQRYVVSD; from the coding sequence TTGATCGAGGCCGCAACCGAGATTTGGAGTGAGAGCGGTTGGGCCGCGGTCACTATGCGCGGAGTATGCGCCCGCACAAGCCTGAACGATCGGTACTTCTACGAGGACTTCAAGACGCGCGACGAGCTGCTCGTTGCTGCGTGGGATGGCGTCCGCAATGACATGCTCGGCGAGGTCGCCGCGCTCTTCACCGAGCGTGCGAATCGGCCGCCGATCGAGACAATCACCGCAGCGATAGCCATCGTGGTCGATGGGATCGCACGCGATCCCGGCCGAGCGCACATCCTCCTCGCTCAGCATGTCGGTAGCTCACCGCTACAAGACCGCCGCGCGGTGGCGCTCCAGGAGGCAACGCAGTTGGTCGTTGAGGCAAGCCGGCCACACCTCCGACACGATGCCGACGAGATGGCCCTTCGCATGGACACCCTGATCGCCGTCGGGGGGTTCGTCGAAGTCATCACCGCCTGGCACTCGGGTTTGCTTGCGGTGACCGAGAAAGAAGTGGTCGCGCACACCAGCAGACTTGCTGAAACCCTGGCTCAACGCTATGTCGTCAGCGACTGA
- a CDS encoding SDR family NAD(P)-dependent oxidoreductase yields the protein MRLLPFGGAPGRTHRADAVVTGAGSGIGRAFAVELARRGGRVVCADRDPVTAKESAELVRQAGGEGFDIACDVTDLEQIRNLADVSEDWFGKAASLVINNAGIGAGGNRIGATSIEDWKAAISVNLWGVIYGCETFVPRLRSSGHGGVINVASAASFGSAPRMAAYNVSKAGVLALSETLAAELSGTDVKVTVLCPTFVKTNIVKNPQIDEAAARLAANLMKWTGISPQHVARTTLNAHDRGQIYVVPQLDAKVLWQLKRALPGPFTRTLGLVERMASWNDSAE from the coding sequence ATGAGATTGCTGCCATTCGGCGGCGCACCCGGCAGAACGCACCGAGCCGATGCAGTCGTCACGGGCGCAGGAAGCGGTATCGGCCGCGCATTCGCCGTGGAGCTTGCACGCCGAGGCGGACGCGTGGTGTGCGCCGACAGAGATCCCGTCACCGCAAAAGAGTCGGCAGAGTTGGTGAGGCAGGCTGGCGGCGAAGGCTTCGACATCGCATGCGACGTCACCGATCTTGAGCAGATCCGCAACCTCGCTGATGTGAGCGAAGACTGGTTCGGGAAGGCCGCGAGCCTCGTCATCAATAACGCCGGAATCGGTGCAGGTGGTAACCGAATCGGCGCGACGTCAATCGAGGACTGGAAAGCGGCGATTTCGGTCAACCTCTGGGGCGTTATCTACGGCTGCGAGACTTTTGTGCCGCGGCTCCGCAGCAGTGGGCATGGCGGAGTCATCAATGTGGCGTCCGCAGCGAGCTTTGGCTCGGCCCCTCGAATGGCGGCTTACAACGTGAGCAAGGCCGGAGTCCTCGCTCTGTCGGAGACATTGGCGGCCGAACTGAGCGGTACTGACGTCAAGGTCACAGTGCTTTGCCCCACCTTCGTGAAGACGAACATCGTCAAAAATCCTCAAATCGACGAGGCGGCTGCGAGGCTCGCGGCCAACCTGATGAAATGGACTGGCATTTCGCCACAGCACGTTGCTCGAACGACGTTGAACGCGCATGATCGCGGACAAATTTATGTAGTGCCCCAACTCGATGCCAAAGTCTTGTGGCAACTCAAGAGAGCCCTACCCGGTCCTTTTACACGCACGCTGGGCCTCGTGGAGCGCATGGCCTCATGGAACGATTCAGCCGAGTAG